From Oncorhynchus masou masou isolate Uvic2021 chromosome 7, UVic_Omas_1.1, whole genome shotgun sequence, one genomic window encodes:
- the LOC135543060 gene encoding gap junction alpha-8 protein-like, with product MGDWSFLGNILEEVNEHSTVIGRVWLTVLFIFRILILGTAAEFVWGDEQSDYVCNTQQPGCENVCYDEAFPISHIRLWVLQIIFVSTPSLVYVGHAVHYVHMEEKRKEREEAELNRQQELSEERLPLAPDQGSVRTTKETSTKGSKKFRLEGTLLRTYICHIIFKTLFEVGFVVGQYFLYGFRILPLYQCSRWPCPNTVDCFVSRPTEKTVFIIFMLAVACVSLFLNFVEISHLGLKKIRFVFRKPPPQTQGGQGGEGLSPTGEKSLHSMAVSSIQKAKGYRLLEEDKPASHFFPLTEVGMEAGRLPATYQAGSENVSKVYDESLPSYVQTTGAEVRVLPESGEDEGSADPDVEATDTIADTRPLSSLSKASSRARSDDLTV from the coding sequence ATGGGTGACTGGAGCTTCTTGGGAAACATATTAGAGGAAGTAAATGAACACTCGACAGTGATTGGGAGGGTGTGGCTCACAGTGCTCTTCATCTTCCGGATCCTCATCCTGGGCACAGCCGCTGAGTTTGTGTGGGGCGACGAGCAGTCGGATTACGTGTGCAACACCCAGCAGCCTGGTTGCGAGAACGTGTGCTACGACGAGGCTTTCCCCATCTCGCACATCCGTCTGTGGGTTCTCCAGATCATCTTTGTGTCTACGCCCTCGCTGGTGTACGTTGGCCATGCTGTGCACTATGTCCACATGGAGGAGAAGCGCAAGGAGCGCGAGGAGGCCGAGCTGAACCGCCAgcaggagctgagtgaggagaGGCTGCCGCTAGCGCCTGACCAGGGTAGTGTGCGCACCACCAAGGAGACCAGCACCAAGGGTAGCAAGAAGTTCAGGCTGGAGGGCACCCTGCTGAGGACCTACATCTGCCACATCATCTTCAAGACGCTGTTCGAGGTGGGATTCGTGGTGGGCCAGTACTTCCTTTACGGCTTCCGCATCCTGCCGCTGTACCAGTGCAGCCGATGGCCCTGCCCCAACACCGTGGACTGCTTCGTGTCGCGCCCCACTGAGAAGACTGTCTTCATCATCTTCATGTTGGCCGTGGCATGCGTCTCGCTCTTCCTCAACTTCGTGGAGATCAGCCACCTGGGCCTGAAGAAGATCCGCTTCGTGTTCCGCAAGCCGCCGCCCCAGACCCAGGGAGGTCAGGGAGGCGAAGGCCTGAGCCCAACCGGGGAAAAGAGCCTGCACTCCATGGCCGTGTCGTCCATCCAGAAGGCCAAGGGCTACCGGCTGCTGGAAGAAGACAAGCCCGCATCGCACTTCTTCCCCTTGACAGAGGTGGGcatggaggcaggcaggctgccCGCAACTTACCAGGCGGGAAGTGAGAACGTCTCTAAAGTGTACGACGAGTCTTTGCCTTCCTACGTCCAGACCACTGGGGCGGAGGTGAGGGTCCTACCGGAAAGCGGCGAGGACGAGGGCTCCGCGGACCCCGACGTGGAGGCTACCGACACGATAGCAGACACCAGACCACTCAGCAGTTTAAGCAAAGCCAGCAGCAGGGCAAGGTCAGACGATTTGACAGTATGA